The stretch of DNA TTAAATCCGACCGAAACATAACCGGATGTCTTTCCTTTAATGCCCATGTAGAGAGTTTCGTTATCCGATGTCCAGTATATATAGAAGAGATCCCTGAATCCGGTAACATTATTTTCGTATTCACCCTCTTCGATTATGCCGTCGGCCTTCCAGCGTGTAACATTATCTTCCGGGGATTCCGTAACTTCAGGTGTAAGCGATGTGGTTTCGGTGGGGGAAAAAGTCTGTGTCGTGGTTGTTTCCTCCGGCATTATACAGATCACTTCCAGGGAATCGTCTTCCGTTGTACATCCTGATGCCAGTATTAAGATTGCAAATACCGCAATCATGAGTATCTTTCTCTTCATAATTTTGTATTCTCACGTACCGGATCTTTAATTATTATTTTGTACTTTAATTATGGCATATTTCATACTTCCTATTACCCGGACAGAACAGTAAAATATCTTTTATAATTAGTTTTTTGGACCCGTCGGCCGTAGTGAGAAAGATGATATAACGGGATCAGGCAAAGAAATGATTTTGTTGTGAAGATGCCGGGACTAATTATTATGAGTTGAGTGCATGTGCCCCGGTCATCGGTGTATTTATAAACCGAAGAAATGGATGAAAAGTTAGTCACGGGAACCTCTGCCTGAAGTTAATTTTCAGTCGGACATAATAAAAAAAAGGGTAAATATTTGGATAACTATTTCTACTTTTTTTGAAATCGGTTCTAAAAAAACTGCAACATTCCCAAGTTATATATTGATAATAACTTCACACGCCTCTTGAGAGTTGATCCGAATATAACGGATCACTCAATTGAGGGATTTAATATGGCAATGGATTATTTAGAGAAGAAAATAACTGAATATATCAATGGAAACAGGGGGGTTTCAATTGATGAAAGTTCTGCCGGAGAAGAATATTCAGAAATATGTTCGCTCGTGAACAGGCTGATGAAGGGGATGAAAGATGCCGAGGATAGAGCCGAATATTATTACGAATCCATCCTTCGCACACCAACTTCTTCTTTTATCATGGATGGCAGTCTCAATATTGTCATCGTAAATGATGACTTCGTCGAACTAACGGGGTACAGCAGGGAAAAGCTGACATCATTCTGTCTGGATGATTTTTACAGGGAATTCAGTCTTCAAAAGATCAGCGGAGAAGGATCGAAGTATGCCCTGGAAAAGAAAAGAAGAGCTAGCGGCTTATTCCATATGACCTTTAAGGGCGACAGGAGAATCATACAGATCGCAATTGATCCGGAGTTTGACAAAAACGGCAAACCGCTTGAGGTCATTGTTACGTTGAACGATGTTACGGATATCGAAAACCAGAGGGCATGGTATGAATCCATACTTGATGCGGTTCCGTATCCGATTCATGTTACTGACAATGACATGAAATGGACTTTCCTGAACAAGGCCTTCGAAGCACTCCTGATCGAGAACAATGAGATAAAGGACAGGGAGTCTTCATATGGAATGCCCTGCAGTACTGCGAATGCAAATATCTGCAATACTGAAAACTGCGGTATCCGTCAACTGAGAACCACGGGACAGAATGAGACTTTTTTCGACTGGCACGGGACGGAATGCAAGCAGACAACTGCACCGGTTCTTGACGCAGATGGAAATACCATGGGTTATGTCGAGACGGTCCAGGATCTTACAGACATAATCAGGCCTCAAAGGTACCTTGAGCAGGAACTTGCAAATGTTGCTGCCGATCTTGAATGTATTGCTTCAGGAAGACCGGAGGATCTAAAATTGAAAGTCGGTGAAGCCGATGAGAAGACAATGGAGATCAGGGAAAAATTCCTTGAAGTTACAGCTTCCGTAAGTTCTGTCAATGATACCGTTCGGAGACTTACAGATGACATAATGAATCTTGTTGGTGCCGGAGAAGAGGGGAAGCTTGAATTCAGGGCCGATGTGTCGAAATATGAAGGTGCATATCGTGAAATCGTCGAAAACATGAACAACCTGCTTGAAGCGGTTGCATTGCCGTTGAAAGAGGGAATGAGAGTATGCAGCCTATATTCGAATGCGGATTTCACTGCAAGATTTTCAGACAACGTATATGTATCGGGAGATTTCCTTGAATTCAGGACAGCAGTAGATAATATCGGCGTTTCGGTTTCCGAACTGGTCTCCGCAAGCGTAGAAGTAACGAAGATGATCGTCTCGAATTCAAATGAGGTCAGCAAGGGTGCCGATGAAGTTGCAAAGGCTGCGGAAGGTGTTGCGGGAACCAGCCAGAAAACCGCAGAACAGACGAAAGAACTCCTCAGGAACATTGAGAATGTAAATCGCCAGATTGCCGATCTGTCGGCATCAAATGAAGAGATTGCAAGTACGTCCCAGGAAGTTTTCAATGCTACAAACGATGTTGTGGTTATTGGCAAAGAGGCGAATAGTCTTGGAATAGATGCAAACAACAAGATGAACAACGTAAAGGCAATTGCCGAGGCAAGTGTCGGTGAGATTCAGGATCTGACGGAAAAAGTCAAAGAAGTCAGCAAGGTTGTAAAACTCATAAACGATATTGCAGGGCAGATCAATCTTCTTGCACTCAATGCCGCAATAGAGGCGGCACGTGCAGGCGAACACGGCCGGGGTTTTGCAGTAGTGGCAGGTGAAGTTAAAAACCTTGCAGGTGAGGCAAGGGCTGCAACAGATTCCATAGAAAATGTCGTTTCGATGGTCCAGTCCAGCAGTGAAAAGACTGCAAATGCAATTACTGCGGCGAACGATGAGATAGTCGAGGGTGTTGAAAGCGTCAACAAGGCAATTGAGGCCCTAAATACGATTATCAAAAATGCCGAGCAGGTCTCGAACGATATCGGTGAGATTACGAAGGCTATTGAAGATCAGGCAAACATCTCCAACAACATCGTAAGGGAGATGGATTCAGGCACGGAGCAGACAAAGGATGTCCAGAGAGATGCGGAAGAGCTTGCAGCACTTGCAGAAGAAGCGAGTGCATCAATCGAGGAGATCGGGAGTGCCATGCATGAGGTGAACTCCTATGTGCAGAAGCTTGAATCGGCTAATTCAAGGTTCAAATACTAGGGGGAGATAATCATGTCTGCATTTAAGGATGTAGTCCAGTTTGAGATATCCGGCGTCCAGTATGCCCTTGATATCCAGATTGCACGTGAAATAGTTGAGATGATTCCGATAACTCCCGTCCCGAGGGCTCCTGATCATATTGCAGGAATCATAAACCTGAGGGGAGAGATTACAAACATTCTCAACCTCAACCAGCTCATGGGTCTTTCCGCATCAGGCACGGCTGAAAACGGAAAGATCATAGTTCTCGTTCCCGAGGCCGCAAACGGTTCGAATTTAGGACTCATCGTCGACGACGTCCGGAGCGTTCTTCAGGTCTCCGAAGAAGACATCGACATGATGGACGGGTCCGTTTCAAAGGAAGCATATGTAAAAGGGATAATTAAATCAGGCCGGGATAATTCGGGAAACAAGGCGCTGATTATCTGGATAGATATCTCAAAGATACTGTCTGATATTCTGACTGATAAAAATAATTGAAGAGTCGGAGATAAAAATTCCGGCTACTTTTAGTCAGAATCATTTTCTTTCTTACATGAAAATCTGGATCAGAATTTAATTCCCTTGTCCTGATTCCAACAAACTTTTTGGCCCTTTGTTGTTTCATGTCTTTCTCCGGCAACCCCGGCACCAGCGGCCAGACCGCCGGACGGCCCCTGCCCAGGGGCCTTGCCTTAAGATAATCTTCCAACGGCACGCTCAGGGGACCGACAGGGGTCCCCTGAGCTGTTTATTTGCTTTTGTTTAGAAATCCGGATTGAGAACCTTTAGATCCCTTGTCCTGATTCAAACAGGTTTTGTAGATTTTATTGGTTTTTGTGTAATGGAATCGCCCATCATGGGGGTTTTACATGAAACAGTCCGTGAAACCTCTGTTTCATAAACATTTTTGACCGGATTAGTCTGAAGACAACTAAGACTTCAGCTTGAATTTACCTTAGACCTGTCTATAGAATTTCCGAGAGTCTGTTCATTCCTTCTTTTATGTTTTCCTCGCTGGTATTCGAGAAGTTGAGCCTGATCATATCATCTCCGCCGTCGCCTGCATAAAACGGAATGCCGGGAAGAACTGCTACACCGTTTTTTATTCCGTCCTCAAAAAGTTTCATGGAGGATAAGCCCTTCGGAAGTCCGGCTGTCATGAACATCCCGCCTTCAGGGCTGGTATGTGTGATTCCTGCAACAGTCATATCGTCAAGAAGATCCTGCATCAGCATGCAGTTATCATGGTATACCGACACTACCCGCTTCAGGTGGGCGTCATAGTCGTTGTTCCTGAGATATTGGTCCAGGATCTTCTGGCAGAGGAAGTTCGAGTGCAAGTCGGCGGCCTGTTTGGCCGTATCGAATACGGAGATTATCTCAGGCGGGGCCATGATCCAGCCGATCCTCATTCCCGGTGCAACGGTTTTGGAGAATGATCCGCTGGTGATCACGTTTTCGGGTGCAAATTTGTTCACCGGCATCCTGGGTTTTAGATCGAAGGCAAGTTCTCCGAATGCATCGTCTTCGTAGAAAAGTGATCCCGACCCGCCGACGATCCCGCCGATTTGTTTTCTTGCATCGTAGGAGTATGACCTGCCTGTCGGGTTCTGGAAATTGGGAATCCCGTAGAAGAATTTGATCTTATCATCCGTTACGAGCTTTTCGAATCCCTCCATATCCGGCCCGGACTCGTTCATGTCGACGCTTTTTATAACCGGTTCATATAGTGAAAAAGCCTCTATTGCACCGAGATAACCCGGCCTCTCGATTCCGATCCTGTCATTTTTTTCTATGAATATCTTGCCGATGATGTCTAAGCACTGCTGAGATCCGTTGACGATCCTGATATTTTCAGCCGATGCAGCGATCCCCAGGCGGTTCCTGTACCTTTCTGCGATGAATTCTCTTAAGGGGAGATAGCCTTCTGTCGTCGTATACTGGAGCGCTTCTCTTCCCTCCTCTTCCAGTACGCAGGCCGCCGAATCCCTGATCCCTGCGACATCTATAAGGTTTGAATCGGGGAGTCCGCCTGCAAAAGATATTATCGAGGGATCTGATGATACTGCGAATAATTTCTTCAGGAACGATTCCGGTGCATTTCTCATCCTCGCAGCAAAACGATATTCCATTGATAGATATTTGATCCAAGTCTCCTTAACTTTTTCAGCAACCGGGTCAGTTATTTCAGAAAAGGAATACAAATAATTCTTTCATGAGACCTGAAAATTTCCTGCTTGAAAAATACATGGGCATCTATGAATTTTCAGCCCCGTATCTGCTTTGTACATCAGACTGCGAAACAATAACCGTAAGCGAACTGCTTTCATTTGAAGAAGGAGCGGAAGCGGGCCTGATGGATCTTCGCCTGGGGTATACTGAAGCCCGTGGAGGAAAGGAACTCAGGGAAGAGATCTCAAAGCTTTATGGTAATATATCCCCGGATGATGTAATCACCTTTGCAGGTGCGGAGGAAGGGATATTCATCTTCATGAATGCGGTTCTTTCGAAGGGTGATCATGTGATCGTCCAGTTCCCTGCCTACCAGTCGCTGTATGAGATCGCGGAGGCAATCGGCTGTGAGGTCACTCTCTGGGAGATGAAAGAGGAAGACGGGTGGAAGCCTGATCCGGATTTTCTCGTGAAAAATATCCGTAAAAACACAAAAGCAATAATTATCAACAGCCCGCATAATCCGACCGGCTTCAATTTCCCGAAAGAAGATTTTGGAACGATTGTCAATGCAGCGAGAGAAAACGACCTGTATTTATTCTCAGACGAGGTCTACAGGCAGCTTGAATTCGATCCTGGAACACGTCTTCCTGCGGCGGCAGATCTATACGAGAAAGGATTTTCGCTTGGTGTGATGTCTAAGGCGTTCGGTCTTGCAGG from Methanolacinia petrolearia DSM 11571 encodes:
- a CDS encoding DOMON domain-containing protein, with amino-acid sequence MKRKILMIAVFAILILASGCTTEDDSLEVICIMPEETTTTQTFSPTETTSLTPEVTESPEDNVTRWKADGIIEEGEYENNVTGFRDLFYIYWTSDNETLYMGIKGKTSGYVSVGFNPVAMMKNADIILGGNIGTGGSLYIYDMYSPTASGPMRSDTVLGGEFNIEESAGTEKAAFQTLEFSRKLDTGDKYDSVLEKGKSAKVIWFLSKYDDPLSNQISAEGSVDIII
- a CDS encoding methyl-accepting chemotaxis protein, encoding MAMDYLEKKITEYINGNRGVSIDESSAGEEYSEICSLVNRLMKGMKDAEDRAEYYYESILRTPTSSFIMDGSLNIVIVNDDFVELTGYSREKLTSFCLDDFYREFSLQKISGEGSKYALEKKRRASGLFHMTFKGDRRIIQIAIDPEFDKNGKPLEVIVTLNDVTDIENQRAWYESILDAVPYPIHVTDNDMKWTFLNKAFEALLIENNEIKDRESSYGMPCSTANANICNTENCGIRQLRTTGQNETFFDWHGTECKQTTAPVLDADGNTMGYVETVQDLTDIIRPQRYLEQELANVAADLECIASGRPEDLKLKVGEADEKTMEIREKFLEVTASVSSVNDTVRRLTDDIMNLVGAGEEGKLEFRADVSKYEGAYREIVENMNNLLEAVALPLKEGMRVCSLYSNADFTARFSDNVYVSGDFLEFRTAVDNIGVSVSELVSASVEVTKMIVSNSNEVSKGADEVAKAAEGVAGTSQKTAEQTKELLRNIENVNRQIADLSASNEEIASTSQEVFNATNDVVVIGKEANSLGIDANNKMNNVKAIAEASVGEIQDLTEKVKEVSKVVKLINDIAGQINLLALNAAIEAARAGEHGRGFAVVAGEVKNLAGEARAATDSIENVVSMVQSSSEKTANAITAANDEIVEGVESVNKAIEALNTIIKNAEQVSNDIGEITKAIEDQANISNNIVREMDSGTEQTKDVQRDAEELAALAEEASASIEEIGSAMHEVNSYVQKLESANSRFKY
- a CDS encoding chemotaxis protein CheW codes for the protein MSAFKDVVQFEISGVQYALDIQIAREIVEMIPITPVPRAPDHIAGIINLRGEITNILNLNQLMGLSASGTAENGKIIVLVPEAANGSNLGLIVDDVRSVLQVSEEDIDMMDGSVSKEAYVKGIIKSGRDNSGNKALIIWIDISKILSDILTDKNN
- a CDS encoding aminotransferase-like domain-containing protein, with translation MEYRFAARMRNAPESFLKKLFAVSSDPSIISFAGGLPDSNLIDVAGIRDSAACVLEEEGREALQYTTTEGYLPLREFIAERYRNRLGIAASAENIRIVNGSQQCLDIIGKIFIEKNDRIGIERPGYLGAIEAFSLYEPVIKSVDMNESGPDMEGFEKLVTDDKIKFFYGIPNFQNPTGRSYSYDARKQIGGIVGGSGSLFYEDDAFGELAFDLKPRMPVNKFAPENVITSGSFSKTVAPGMRIGWIMAPPEIISVFDTAKQAADLHSNFLCQKILDQYLRNNDYDAHLKRVVSVYHDNCMLMQDLLDDMTVAGITHTSPEGGMFMTAGLPKGLSSMKLFEDGIKNGVAVLPGIPFYAGDGGDDMIRLNFSNTSEENIKEGMNRLSEIL
- a CDS encoding aminotransferase class I/II-fold pyridoxal phosphate-dependent enzyme, giving the protein MRPENFLLEKYMGIYEFSAPYLLCTSDCETITVSELLSFEEGAEAGLMDLRLGYTEARGGKELREEISKLYGNISPDDVITFAGAEEGIFIFMNAVLSKGDHVIVQFPAYQSLYEIAEAIGCEVTLWEMKEEDGWKPDPDFLVKNIRKNTKAIIINSPHNPTGFNFPKEDFGTIVNAARENDLYLFSDEVYRQLEFDPGTRLPAAADLYEKGFSLGVMSKAFGLAGLRSGWIAARNRETLEKISSLKDYTTICSSAPSEYLAAVALRHSDRLVDRSLGIIKKNLEILDPFMERHSDLFEWVRPVAASIGFVKLKNGVSATDFCKKVVDETGVLLMPSTVYGFGDSHFRVGFGREDMEQCLEKFEIFLKNNY